One genomic region from Gopherus flavomarginatus isolate rGopFla2 chromosome 20, rGopFla2.mat.asm, whole genome shotgun sequence encodes:
- the LOC127038454 gene encoding sulfotransferase 2B1-like, with product MADKYFTYKGILFPHLVYSLEALSYVENEFQVQDDDVFNITYPKSGTNWILEILSLICSDGDPGWVRRVVNWDRAPWVELQTGLEAALKYPPPRLLCSHLPIQLFPKSLQRSKAKIIYTLRCPKDILVSLYHFSKLLHLFKDPGSLDSFLEDFLSGNVPYGSWFDHVTGWMGLKGNENFFSITYEELQQDPWGSVRRICHFLGKELSEEQVAAVVENASFQSMKGNKMSNFSQMPAEYMDHQKGELLRKGICGDWRNHLSEAQSQRFDTIYQKRMQGLGVTFPWD from the exons ATGGCAGATAAGTACTTCACCTACAAGGGGATACTGTTCCCACACCTGGTTTACTCCCTTGAGGCACTGAGCTACGTGGAGAATGAATTCCAGGTGCAGGATGACGATGTCTTCAACATCACCTACCCCAAGTCAg GCACTAACTGGATACTGGAGATTCTGAGTCTGATCTGTTCTGATGGGGACCCCGGCTGGGTGCGCCGCGTGGTGAACTGGGACCGGGCGCCCTGGGTGGAGCTCCAGACAGGGCTGGAGGCTGCCCTGAAATACCCCCCGCCCCGGCTGCTCTgctcccacctccccatccagctcTTCCCCAAGTCCCTGCAGCGCTCCAAGGCCAAG atCATctacaccctgcgctgccccaaGGACATCCTGGTCTCGCTGTACCACTTCTCCAAGCTCCTGCACCTCTTCAAGGACCCTGGTTCACTGGACTCCTTCCTCGAGGACTTCCTGAGCGGGAACG TGCCCTACGGCTCCTGGTTCGACCACGTCACCGGCTGGATGGGGCTGAAGGGCAACGAGAACTTCTTCTCCATCACCTATGAGGAGCTGCAGCAG GACCCGTGGGGCAGCGTGCGGAGAATCTGTCacttcctggggaaggagctgagtGAGGAGCAAGTGGCCGCAGTGGTGGAGAACGCCTCCTTCCAGAGCATGAAGGGGAACAAAATGTCCAACTTCTCCCAGATGCCAGCCGAGTACATGGACCACCAGAAGGGAGAGCTTCTGAGGAAAG GGATCTGTGGTGACTGGAGGAACCATCTCTCGGAGGCACAGAGCCAGCGATTCGACACCATTTACCAGAAGCGGATGCAGGGTCTGGGCGTGACCTTCCCCTGGGACTGA